CCGATCTGATTCACTTTCACCAGGATCGAATTCGCGACTCGTTCGCGAATCCCGCGCTCCAACCGAGTGACGTTCGTGACGAACAGGTCGTCGCCGACCAGCTGCACCTTGTCGCCGAGCCGCCGGGTGAGCGCCGCCCAGCCGGCCCAGTCGTCCTCGGCCAGCCCGTCCTCGATGCTCACGATCGGATAGCGCTCGCACAGTCCGGCGTACCAGTCGACCATTTCGCCGGATGTCAGCTTGCGATCGCCTTCGCCCGCGAGACGGTAGACGCCTTCGCGGTACAGCTCGCTGGCGGCGACGTCGAGCGCCAGCGCGATGTCCTCGCCGGGACGATAACCGGCCGCATCGATCGCCTCGATCAGCACCTTGAGCGCGGCTTCGTTGGAATCGAGATTGGGCGCGAAGCCGCCCTCGTCACCCACCGCGGTCGCCAGCTTCTTCTTCTTGAGCACGGCTGCGAGCGCGTGGAAGACCTCGGCGCCCCACCGCAATGCCTCGCGAAACGACGTGGCGCCGACCGGGACGATCATGAATTCCTGCAGGTCCACGTTGTTGTCAGCGTGCGCGCCACCATTGACAACGTTCATGAGCGGGACCGGAAGTCGGCGGGCGTGCGGCCCCCCCAGATAGCGATAGAGCGGAAGATCCCGGCTCGCGGCGGCCGCCTTGGCGACCGCAAGCGACACGCCGAGCATTGCGTTCGCGCCCAGCTTGCCCTTGTTCGGGGTGCCATCCAGCTCGATGAGCCGGCGATCGATCCCGATCTGGTCGAGGGCGTCGAGGCCGAGCAGCGCCCCCGCGATCGCCTCGTGGACGTTCCGGACCGCGTTCTGGACGCCCTTGCCCCGATAGCGGCGGGCATCGGCGTCCCTCAGCTCGAGCGCCTCGTGCTCGCCGGTCGAGGCTCCGGACGGCACTGCGGCCCGGCCGTGGGCGCCATCTTCGAGGATGCAGTCGACCTCGAGCGTCGGGTTTCCAC
This sequence is a window from Candidatus Eisenbacteria bacterium. Protein-coding genes within it:
- the eno gene encoding phosphopyruvate hydratase, translated to MSMIATLHAREILDSRGNPTLEVDCILEDGAHGRAAVPSGASTGEHEALELRDADARRYRGKGVQNAVRNVHEAIAGALLGLDALDQIGIDRRLIELDGTPNKGKLGANAMLGVSLAVAKAAAASRDLPLYRYLGGPHARRLPVPLMNVVNGGAHADNNVDLQEFMIVPVGATSFREALRWGAEVFHALAAVLKKKKLATAVGDEGGFAPNLDSNEAALKVLIEAIDAAGYRPGEDIALALDVAASELYREGVYRLAGEGDRKLTSGEMVDWYAGLCERYPIVSIEDGLAEDDWAGWAALTRRLGDKVQLVGDDLFVTNVTRLERGIRERVANSILVKVNQIGTLTETLASIEMAQRAGYTAVISHRSGETEDVTIADLAVATNAGQIKTGSLCRTDRVAKYNQLLRIEEQLGASAEYPGRAALRRPG